In Microbacterium terrisoli, the genomic stretch ATGAGGTCGTGCAGCGCCCGGTAGGCGGGCTTGGGCGTGCCGTCGGTGCGCACGAGGCCGGCGGGAGCGCCCAGCCACGCGGTCGCGTCGTCGAGCCCCCAGTAGGTGATCGACTGCACCGCGGGGTGTTCGACCAGGGTCCGGTAGTGGCGCACGATCTCGGCCGCCTGCCGCTGCTCGCCCTGTGCCGTCGACGGCCACGCATCGACTCGGTAGTCGTTCAGATCGACGATCTCGGCGGGCATCAGGTCTCCCGAGACGAGGGTCGTCTCGGTCCAGTGCAACGGCAGCCCGAACCGGGCGAAGCGGTCGCAGATCTCGCGCAGCCCGTCTTCGCCGCGGAAGCCCTGATGCATGTGCGACTGCAGGCCGATCGCGTCGATGGGGATGCCGGCGTCCAGCACGTCCTCGATGAGGTGCTCATACTCGGGGCCGAGATCGAAGTCGTTGAGCACCAGCAGCGACGCGGTGCCGACGCTGCGAGCCTCGTCGACGGCGAGCCGGACCATCTCGACCCGGCCCTTCTGCGCCGCCAGCCGGGTCACGGCGTTGGCGATGCCGTCGGGCTCGTTGTCGAAGCGGGGCATGATGACCGTCTCGTTGATGACGTCCCACGCATCCACGAGGCCCGCGAAGTCGCGGACCTCTCGCCGGATCCGTCCGCGCAGCAGCGTTTCGGCTTCGGGCAGCGGCAGTTCGTCGAGCCAGCGCGGTTTGACGGTGTGCCAGACGAGGGGATGCCCCTTCAGCCGCACTCCGCGCTCGGCGT encodes the following:
- a CDS encoding endo-1,4-beta-xylanase, which codes for MSDADPYAHRRGDAVIELTDERGVALSDTDVQVRQLRHAFQFGCTAVDLDADESLRSLWLDLFDTATLPRFYWGRYEPERGRTRRDAVLRLARWYAERGVRLKGHPLVWHTVKPRWLDELPLPEAETLLRGRIRREVRDFAGLVDAWDVINETVIMPRFDNEPDGIANAVTRLAAQKGRVEMVRLAVDEARSVGTASLLVLNDFDLGPEYEHLIEDVLDAGIPIDAIGLQSHMHQGFRGEDGLREICDRFARFGLPLHWTETTLVSGDLMPAEIVDLNDYRVDAWPSTAQGEQRQAAEIVRHYRTLVEHPAVQSITYWGLDDATAWLGAPAGLVRTDGTPKPAYRALHDLIRGEWWLPPQTSRTDQAGRITLAGFAGTYEITTARGRTVAEIRPGASQTVAAMA